Genomic segment of Salvia hispanica cultivar TCC Black 2014 chromosome 2, UniMelb_Shisp_WGS_1.0, whole genome shotgun sequence:
TAGGGATGAAGAAGTGGACCGGTGGTGTGCTCATAGTAGCCCTTGCTCTCATTTTGTTTCTCAGTTACACTTTGATTGGAAAATCTGAGCCCTCCAAGAAACATTCTGCAGcatatgattttttcaatCCACAGCCACCCAAAGAGGAAGATCCAGATCTCAATGCCATTGCCAATGCCAATGGCGGCATTGAGCCAACTAGGCCTAAGCCCCAGTTGGGATATCTTCAAGAATTGGAGGATCTGTATAGCTTAAGTAAAAACTTGAGCCTAGAAGGCCCTTCTGCGATGCTTGCGTGGAGCCGAATGAAATTCTTGTTTCCGAGATCGGATGCATTGCCTGAAACTGTACAGGGTGTTAAAGAGGCTCTAGTAATGTGTAGGGATTTGCTTGTGATGATTGAGGAGGGCAAAGCTGCCAAGCTTGGGAACGGTAGCATAGCGAGGAACTGTCCTAGTTTTGTTAATGCATCGTTGTCGAAGAATGAGGCCTCTCTGGATATCCCTTGTGGTCTTGTTGAGGACTCTTCTGTTACTGTGATTGGGATACCTGATACTCGCAATGATAGTTTCCAAATTGAGTTGATTGGCTCGCCAATTAAGGAGGGACTGAAGCCTCCAATCGTGCTGCTATATGATGTCGAGTTACCTGGTGAGAACTTGACCAAAGAACCTGTTATTGTTCAGAATGCGTGGACTCAAGAATCTGGGTGGGGCAAGGCGGAGAGATGCCCCGATCATGGTCCACTCCGTACTCTTGAAGGTACCTGATGTGATTGATAAATGAAGAGTTGAGAAGTATGTTGATTGTTGTTGTTTATGCTCTATTCTGTCACAACAGGGACcttgaaatatttcatattgCTATGCTGCCTGTGTTAGTAGTTAACCATTCGACAAACTACATGGCAcaatatatgagatttttttaatgatccTTGTTTGGTGAGGATGGAGGTAGTGAATGGCTACAAATCATTCGGATAGCTTGTTGCTGTAGAATTCTTTCTGGCTTTTGACGTAACTTTGTTTTTTCACCTTCTAACCTGCATGTTTCAGTTGATGGATTAGTAAACTGCAATACACAAATTATTAGGAGAACTGCAGAGGACAGTCCAAATATGACTCATCCAACGAACAGAAAATTAGCTAATGTTTCCGAAGAGAGTAGCCACGTAAGTGCTGCCTTCCAGTTTGTTGAAGGTAACCCCTTCATTGCTACATTTTGGGCTGGTGCCGAGGGTTTTCACACGACAGTAAATGGAAGGCATGAAACATCGTTTGCGTATAGAGAGgtaaaactagtctattttaatttccaCTTGTCTATATATGAGTGTGTGTTGAAATAAGATTTTTAGCAATTTGCAGAGACTTGAACCATGGTTGGTTAACAAAGTGAATGTGAAAGGTAGCTTGACTACCATTTCAATCATAGCAAAAGGACTGCCTGCTAGCGAAGATGTGGATTTAGTGGGTGACGTTCAACAGCTGAAAGCTGCAACACCTTCTAAAAAAGGGCTTCTACTGCTTATTGGGGTTTTCTCGTCAGGGAATAACTTTGAGAGGCGTATGGCTCTAAGGAGGACTTGGATGCAATATGATGGTGTGCGTTCAGGGAAAGTGGCTGTTCGTTTCTTTGTTGGACTTGTAAGTGAGTTACTgcttttcaatttctttcaaCTAGAGCAATGCTTGTTAATTGAATGGTGATTATTAATGTTGTAGCACACGAACAAAGAAGTGAACTTGAAGGTGTGGAGAGAAGGTGAGGTGTATGGAGATATCCAGTTGATGCCTTTTGTCGATTACTACAGCCTGCTTACTTACAAAACCATTGCTATTTGCCTCCTCGGGGTATGTATAATTACTTGTATATTGGGTTTTTTGGTGAGCAATTActgtttgtatatttatttacatttatttcgTGGTTATACAGAGTGAAATAATGTCTGCTAAATTCATCATGAAAATGGACGATGATGCTTTTGTAAGGATTGATGAAATATTGTCGAGGCTGGAGGGGAGCACTGGGAAGGGGTTTGTGTACGGGCGTATATCTTTTGATTCAGCTCCGAACAGGGACAAGGACAACAAATGGTTCATAAGCGAAGAGGAGTGGCCGAATTCCACGTATCCTCCTTGGGCGCATGGTCCAGGTTACATAATATCTAACGACATAGCTGAGTTTATCGTTGCTGGCCACCGGGCCAGGGATCTCATGGTgcgtatatatttatatgatgtatatgtatatattgttGTATGAATTGAGATGGATGGGTTGTGGTTTTGGCAGCTGTTTAAGCTGGAAGATGTGGCTGTGGGGATATGGATTCAGCAATACGAAAGCAAAGGGCAGAAAATAGAGTATGTGAACGATGATCGATTCAACAACGAGGGATGTGAAGCAGATTACATTCTTGCTCATTACCAGAATCCTAGGATGATGTTGTGTCTTTGGGATAACCtccttaaaaatcataaacctGAATGCTGCgaataatactactatcatttttctctctctgcattcaaatttatttgcaaaatatttttatgttccTTTAGACCAAGTCACAGgaaatatgtataattttagTATGAAATTACTTATTCTTCAGATCTACTAATATTCCaagaaaatatgattataCATGATATAAAAGTGTACTAACTAACTGACTGACACACACACAAGCACATCTGATTCTGAAAGTAGGGAAAATGGCGATGGCGAGTTTGGGAAGGCGAAGAGCGACCACCTTGTTGTGTTCATCCCCCAGCCACAAATTGTCTTCCATTCTCATCAGGAGATTCTCATCCGGATCTGATGAGAACGACGTCGTGGTTATTGGTGGCGGCCCCGGTGGCTATGTGGCCGCGATCAAGGCCGCGCAGCTGGGCCTCAAGACCACCTGCATCGAGAAACGTGGCACCCTCGGTGGAACCTGCCTTAACGTTGGCTGCATCCCTTCTAAGGTACATATCTTATGTTGATCGCTCCATTTTCATGTGCTTTACCCTGCATCAATCAATGAGTCAGCTCATTCTGTcgatttaatttgttgcttTTACGATTGATGAATTCTGGTTTAATTTCCGTTAGGgatatgaaatttatgaaCATCATCATTAGATTGCtttaacaaattttcataAGATTCACTTTATTTAGGTTATTTGCCCTCAGAATGTATGCTCttggttttttttctttttcttgttttgcaCTTCATTTATACATCTGCTGCTGGTGTTGTATTAAAACTTCGAATTCAAGAAATGGTGTATGTTATCGTGTATCCTCTGCAGGCTCTGCTTCATTCTTCCCATCTGTATCATGAAGCAAAGCATTCATTTGCCCATCATGGTATCATGGTTGGTTCGGTGGAGGTGGATGTACCGGCAATGCTGGCCCAAAAAGACAACGCCGTGGGAAACTTGACCAAAGGCATCGAGGGTCTCTTCAAGAAGAACAAAGTAAACTATGTGAAGGGATATGGCAAGTTTCTATCCCCTTCCGAGATATCCGTTGAGACCCTAGATGGTGGCAACACAACTGTGAAAGGAAAGAATATCATAATAGCCACTGGTTCCGACGTCAAGAGTCTTCCTGGGATCACCATAGACGAAGAGAGGATCGTATCGTCTACTGGCGCTTTAGCATTGAAGGAGGTTCCTAAGAAACTTGTAGTTATAGGTGCCGGCTACATCGGTCTGGAGATGGGTTCTGTTTGGGGTCGGCTGGGGTCAGAGGTCACGGTTGTCGAGTTTGCAGCTGACATCGTTCCAAGCATGGATGGTGAAATCCGGAAGCAATTCCAACGCACCCTCGAAAAGCAGAAGATGAAATTCATGCTGAAGACTAAGGTAGTTTCTGTTGACACCACTGGAGAAGGTGTGAAGTTAACTCTCGAGCCAGCAGCGGGTGGTGAGCAGACGAGCCTAGAGGCGGACGTTGTTCTCGTCTCTGCTGGCAGAGTCCCGTTCACTGCAGGGCTGGATGTGGAGAAGCTAGGGGTCGAAACAGACAAGCTAGGTCGCATCTTGGTGAATGAGCGTTTTGCCACTAACGTAGGGGGAGTGTACGCGATCGGTGACGTAATCCCGGGGCCAATGCTGGCTCACAAGGCGGAGGAAGATGGGGTCGCGTGTGTTGAATACATTGCGGGTAAGGAAGGGCACGTGGACTATGATTTGGTCCCGGGGGTGGTGTACACGCACCCTGAGGTGGCGTCGGTGGGGAAGACCGAGGAGGAGGTGAAGGCCCTCGGGGTGGAGTATCGGGTGGGGAAGTTTCCGATGATGGCGAACAGCAGGGCAAAGGCGATCGATGATGCGGAGGGGGTGGTGAAGATCGTAACGGAGAAGGAGAGCGACCGGATCTTGGGGGTCCACGTAATGGCGCCGGGTGCGGGCGAGCTGATACATGAGGCGGCTTTGGGGATGCAGTATGGAGCGTCGAGTGAGGATATTGCGCGAACGTGCCATGCTCATCCCACGATGAGTGAGGCTGTGAAGGAGGCTGCCATGGCTGCGTATGACAAGcctattcatatttaattatctcattttttttattcttcttgtTTATCAATCGTCATGTAATAACACCAGTTGAGATTGTAATGTTGCATTCCAATTTTGTGCTTTCTACCATTTGCAGATTCATTTACTATGACCAGTGACcacttatttatttctaaCAAAACAAAAGGCATTAAATTGCGTCCGTGTATTTGTGTGGCTACCCGTTTGTTCACGCCCAAGAGCAACAAGGCCTTGGACACAGGCCGCTTTCAAATCAGATTGTCCTATTACACTACGTCACTTAAACATAGTCTTCATCGAGACCgatacaaatttaaatgtaattcataaagtagaagagatcaacaaaaaaatagttgaaacattattaatgaaaagtTGCACAtattttatgagaataaaaacttactgtaattaaaatagatagagactaattttgatgaatgatccaaaatgaagaaaatataagaCTTTTTCATGAACAAAAATAGAGATaactctaatttttatttttatacatttaaacaatatttttttttattaaaaacaacACTCACTTTTAATTACAAGCAATGCCACTATTTACCCGACACGTTAcaactttttttatacataaaaacaatgatttttattcattatttataatacaatCACTTggctaaataatttatacagaaaaataataattacttcattcacaaaaaatagtcatatcaAGATATAAgtttaattgcaaaattagtaaagtaaagaGATATAAAGGAAAAAGTTGTTAGAAATACTTTTAGTGAAAAGTATGTACtttattagaaataaaagGCTAACCATAAATGAATGGAAACtgattttaattgataaataaaaatggaaaagcaagataatttttttaatttttaacggaGGTGGTAATTAACATGGTTGAGCTTTCGTTTGTATAGAATGTTGGGAAGAGACCTACAATTAGGATGGTAGGTTGGTGGAATTATGCAATTGCATAATTGTATTTAGTGTGCAAAGGTAATAAGGTATCCTAAATCATCTAAAAATCTCTCTTCATCTATATAGAAATATGGGCAACACATGTTTGCAGTGGTGTTGTAGGTGTAGATAGGTGTAGGTATAGTGGGATTGAAAGTTAGAAACGTGTGGATGGAGATTGAATTTGTGGTAAATCATGGTGCAAtcaattgcatttttttatgaatggtGTTGACTATTTGAGCCGTTACAGTagcatattaaattaattaattaattaatcaggCCGCAATGTGAACATTATAGCGCGTGGCGTCGGATACTTTTCCTATTACTACTAGGGTTAACTTTCCTTTCTGCCCCAAATCtatct
This window contains:
- the LOC125205347 gene encoding hydroxyproline O-galactosyltransferase GALT3; amino-acid sequence: MKKWTGGVLIVALALILFLSYTLIGKSEPSKKHSAAYDFFNPQPPKEEDPDLNAIANANGGIEPTRPKPQLGYLQELEDLYSLSKNLSLEGPSAMLAWSRMKFLFPRSDALPETVQGVKEALVMCRDLLVMIEEGKAAKLGNGSIARNCPSFVNASLSKNEASLDIPCGLVEDSSVTVIGIPDTRNDSFQIELIGSPIKEGLKPPIVLLYDVELPGENLTKEPVIVQNAWTQESGWGKAERCPDHGPLRTLEVDGLVNCNTQIIRRTAEDSPNMTHPTNRKLANVSEESSHVSAAFQFVEGNPFIATFWAGAEGFHTTVNGRHETSFAYRERLEPWLVNKVNVKGSLTTISIIAKGLPASEDVDLVGDVQQLKAATPSKKGLLLLIGVFSSGNNFERRMALRRTWMQYDGVRSGKVAVRFFVGLHTNKEVNLKVWREGEVYGDIQLMPFVDYYSLLTYKTIAICLLGSEIMSAKFIMKMDDDAFVRIDEILSRLEGSTGKGFVYGRISFDSAPNRDKDNKWFISEEEWPNSTYPPWAHGPGYIISNDIAEFIVAGHRARDLMLFKLEDVAVGIWIQQYESKGQKIEYVNDDRFNNEGCEADYILAHYQNPRMMLCLWDNLLKNHKPECCE
- the LOC125205348 gene encoding dihydrolipoyl dehydrogenase 1, mitochondrial-like, translated to MAMASLGRRRATTLLCSSPSHKLSSILIRRFSSGSDENDVVVIGGGPGGYVAAIKAAQLGLKTTCIEKRGTLGGTCLNVGCIPSKALLHSSHLYHEAKHSFAHHGIMVGSVEVDVPAMLAQKDNAVGNLTKGIEGLFKKNKVNYVKGYGKFLSPSEISVETLDGGNTTVKGKNIIIATGSDVKSLPGITIDEERIVSSTGALALKEVPKKLVVIGAGYIGLEMGSVWGRLGSEVTVVEFAADIVPSMDGEIRKQFQRTLEKQKMKFMLKTKVVSVDTTGEGVKLTLEPAAGGEQTSLEADVVLVSAGRVPFTAGLDVEKLGVETDKLGRILVNERFATNVGGVYAIGDVIPGPMLAHKAEEDGVACVEYIAGKEGHVDYDLVPGVVYTHPEVASVGKTEEEVKALGVEYRVGKFPMMANSRAKAIDDAEGVVKIVTEKESDRILGVHVMAPGAGELIHEAALGMQYGASSEDIARTCHAHPTMSEAVKEAAMAAYDKPIHI